The DNA segment GGCTCAGCGCTCCCTCGCAACAAAAATTAACGTTCAAATAGCCAAACTGCTACGGCCGATTCTCTAATCACTTAAAAATCGTCAACACCATCGGCCCCACCCAAGCAACGAACCTAAACCCTAAATAAATGCCAACGATTCCCGCGACTCCAGCCAACGCTGGAGGAGCCGGGATCGGCAATTTAAACCCAGCAAAAATAATTCCTACGATAAATCCTGTAAGTAACGCTAGAAAGACTTCCTTCATTTTTCACTCCTCCTCTTGGTCTTATTACTATCTTTCTCCGTTCGTGAAGAGCTATCCTTTCCACTCGTGAGATTCTGCCCAAATACCATGCGATTCTGTCCAAATATGTAATAGGATTCTAACCAAAATCAACAGGATTCTGCCCAAACCCGTTCGATCGCGAATTCAAAGAACCTTTTCTTTAGGAAAATAAAAAAGAATGCCCCGCCAAAACAGCAAGGACACTCTTTGATTATGATATGCAGCTACATTTGTTCTGGTGCAGAAACGCCGATCAAGCGTAGTGCATTCTGTAAGGTGGTACGGACGGCCTTCATGAGCGCAATTCTAGCAGCCGTACGTTCAGGGTGTGCTTCGTCAAGCACTTTTTCTGCATTGTAGA comes from the Halobacillus shinanisalinarum genome and includes:
- a CDS encoding XapX domain-containing protein, with amino-acid sequence MKEVFLALLTGFIVGIIFAGFKLPIPAPPALAGVAGIVGIYLGFRFVAWVGPMVLTIFK